In Deinococcus puniceus, one genomic interval encodes:
- a CDS encoding DUF2834 domain-containing protein: MQEIRASRIAAFGWWDVILSAVAVVIFAAAEGRRGVRLWWVAALGAVCVGPSFRLPLLLYFRTRRPT, encoded by the coding sequence GTGCAAGAAATCCGCGCTTCACGCATCGCGGCGTTCGGTTGGTGGGACGTGATTTTGTCGGCGGTGGCTGTCGTCATTTTTGCGGCTGCCGAAGGACGGCGCGGCGTGCGGCTGTGGTGGGTGGCGGCGCTGGGGGCCGTGTGCGTGGGGCCATCGTTCAGATTGCCTTTACTGCTGTATTTCCGAACACGCCGCCCCACCTGA
- a CDS encoding ATP-dependent Clp protease ATP-binding subunit: MNRYDDRARLVFHYAREEGNRLGHAMVGPEHLLLGLMREGGTAATILTEFSASLDGLRRRVEEIIGRGEGNRLNDAPSITPRARRVMELASAEARSLGAQVTSTEHILLGIIREGDGVAFRILQELTKDVDTIRWRVLAQGEAGGGKAAKPVATPFLDEYGRDLTKQAREGKLDPVIGRSEEIRRVTQILTRRTKNNPVLIGDPGVGKTAIVEGLALAIHEKRTPPNLHGVRLVSLDLSGVVAGTKYRGEFEERLRQIIEELRNAKVMAFIDELHTLVGAGGAEGTLDAANILKPALSRGEIQVIGATTTGEYHRYIEKDAALERRFQPVIVLEPSPAETLQILRGLRSRYEEHHGVQIPDAALELAVRIGERSLPGRNFPDKAIDLIDEAASRVRLNMSVGIPVAETEDGEPMVARDDIESVINSMGGIYTEETAAQLSDLEGQLTDQVYGQPDAIRALSSALRRARVGLGGRARVAASFLFVGPSGVGKTHLAKALARTLFGSERALIRVDMSEFQEGHSISKLIGSPPGYVGYEQGGRLTEAVRRQPFSVILLDEIEKAHPDVYNTFLQVLDDGRLTDGLGRTVDFRRTILIMTSNTGFNVNPTAGFSPITPDNNAPLRQIFTPEFLDRLDEVIRFRPLGEEELVRVAQQLMGEMREELASRELTVTFDPAIAAWLVTKLKARSPKHAVGSSRQLRTLVREEIEDPLAMELIGSTGEELRVVLSDNTLQFERGTTAPPQILA, translated from the coding sequence ATGAACAGATACGATGACCGCGCCCGACTAGTGTTTCATTACGCCCGCGAGGAAGGCAACCGCCTCGGCCACGCGATGGTCGGCCCCGAACACCTGCTGCTGGGCCTGATGCGGGAGGGCGGAACTGCCGCCACCATCCTGACCGAGTTCAGCGCCAGCCTAGACGGACTGCGCCGCCGGGTGGAAGAAATTATTGGCCGGGGCGAAGGCAACCGCCTGAACGACGCCCCCTCCATCACGCCCCGCGCCCGCCGGGTGATGGAGTTGGCGAGTGCCGAAGCCCGCAGCCTCGGCGCGCAGGTGACCTCCACCGAGCATATTCTGCTGGGCATTATCCGCGAGGGCGACGGCGTGGCCTTCCGGATTTTGCAGGAACTGACCAAAGACGTGGATACCATTCGCTGGCGCGTGCTGGCGCAGGGCGAGGCAGGCGGCGGCAAGGCAGCCAAACCGGTGGCGACGCCCTTTTTGGACGAGTACGGGCGCGACCTGACCAAGCAGGCGCGGGAAGGCAAGCTTGACCCGGTGATTGGCCGCAGCGAGGAAATCCGCCGCGTGACCCAGATCTTGACCCGCCGCACCAAGAACAACCCTGTGCTGATCGGTGATCCGGGCGTGGGCAAAACCGCGATTGTGGAAGGGCTGGCCCTCGCCATACACGAGAAGCGCACGCCGCCCAACCTGCACGGTGTCCGGTTGGTCAGTCTGGACTTGAGCGGCGTAGTGGCAGGCACCAAGTACCGGGGCGAATTTGAAGAACGCCTGCGCCAGATCATCGAAGAACTGCGGAATGCCAAGGTCATGGCCTTCATTGACGAGCTTCATACGCTGGTGGGTGCAGGCGGCGCAGAAGGCACGCTGGACGCCGCTAACATCCTGAAACCCGCGCTGAGCCGAGGGGAAATTCAGGTCATCGGCGCGACCACCACAGGCGAATATCACCGCTACATCGAAAAAGATGCGGCGCTTGAACGGCGATTCCAACCGGTGATCGTGCTGGAACCCAGCCCCGCCGAAACGTTGCAAATCTTGCGTGGCCTCCGCAGCCGCTACGAGGAGCATCATGGCGTACAGATTCCCGACGCCGCGCTGGAATTGGCCGTGCGAATTGGCGAACGCAGCCTGCCGGGGCGCAATTTTCCCGACAAGGCCATTGACCTGATCGACGAAGCGGCCAGCCGCGTGCGCCTGAATATGAGCGTGGGCATCCCGGTGGCCGAAACCGAAGACGGGGAGCCGATGGTGGCCCGCGACGACATCGAGAGCGTCATCAACTCGATGGGCGGGATTTATACCGAAGAAACAGCGGCGCAACTGAGCGATCTGGAAGGCCAACTGACCGACCAAGTGTACGGCCAGCCCGACGCCATTCGCGCCCTGAGTTCGGCCCTGCGCCGCGCCCGCGTGGGCCTCGGCGGACGTGCCCGCGTGGCCGCCTCCTTCCTGTTCGTCGGCCCCAGCGGTGTGGGCAAAACCCACCTTGCCAAAGCTCTGGCCCGCACGCTGTTCGGCTCCGAGCGGGCGCTGATCCGCGTGGACATGAGCGAGTTTCAGGAAGGGCACTCCATTTCCAAACTGATCGGCTCGCCCCCCGGTTACGTGGGCTACGAGCAGGGTGGCCGCCTGACCGAAGCCGTGCGCCGACAACCGTTCAGCGTGATCTTGCTGGACGAAATCGAAAAGGCCCACCCAGACGTATACAACACTTTCCTTCAGGTGCTGGACGATGGCCGCCTGACCGATGGCTTGGGCCGCACTGTTGACTTCCGGCGCACCATATTGATCATGACCAGCAACACGGGCTTCAACGTGAATCCCACCGCAGGCTTCAGCCCGATCACGCCCGACAACAACGCCCCGCTGCGCCAAATTTTCACGCCGGAATTTTTGGACAGGCTGGATGAAGTGATCCGCTTCCGTCCGCTGGGAGAAGAAGAACTGGTGCGAGTGGCCCAACAGTTGATGGGCGAGATGCGCGAGGAACTGGCCAGCCGCGAACTGACCGTGACCTTCGACCCCGCCATTGCCGCGTGGTTGGTGACCAAACTCAAGGCCCGCAGTCCTAAGCACGCGGTGGGCAGCAGCCGCCAACTGCGAACTCTCGTGCGCGAGGAAATCGAAGATCCGCTGGCGATGGAATTGATCGGCAGCACAGGCGAAGAACTGCGCGTGGTGCTGAGCGACAACACCTTGCAGTTCGAGCGCGGAACGACTGCACCGCCTCAGATTCTGGCCTAA
- a CDS encoding NAD(P)H-dependent oxidoreductase subunit E, whose protein sequence is MPVIRLEICVEHISVDQREALLDTVWDTLRISPGMVSANGNVELTLKQCGASVDPADAPLVRIDDQEYRNVTPARLLTLLGRWVR, encoded by the coding sequence TTGCCCGTTATTCGCCTCGAAATTTGTGTAGAACACATCAGCGTAGACCAGCGCGAAGCCCTGCTGGATACCGTCTGGGACACCCTCCGCATCAGCCCCGGCATGGTCAGCGCCAACGGCAACGTCGAACTGACCCTCAAGCAGTGCGGGGCAAGCGTAGACCCCGCCGACGCTCCGCTCGTCCGCATCGACGATCAGGAATACCGCAACGTTACGCCCGCCCGCCTGCTCACGCTGCTGGGGCGCTGGGTTCGCTAA
- a CDS encoding glycosyltransferase family 2 protein, translating to MTAPASPDSAPLGPAQVAVVIPAFNEADTVAEVVRVGLTLTPEVVVVSDGSTDGTAAAAREAGARVLELAENGGKGPALKAALEHTEAEFVVMLDADLVGLTREHLDLLLTPVLNGSLDMTIGVFEGGGFVSDWGNKLTPHLSGQRACRRTWLLAVPRLGEERWPEPPITDALKSTGVRWDYVELPYVAQVVKEKKRGFWKGAQARTKMYADLLTYRARKKRDGS from the coding sequence ATGACGGCCCCCGCCTCACCCGATTCCGCACCGCTTGGCCCGGCACAGGTGGCGGTGGTCATTCCCGCTTTTAATGAGGCAGACACGGTGGCCGAGGTGGTGCGCGTGGGCCTGACCCTGACGCCCGAAGTGGTGGTGGTGTCGGACGGCAGCACGGACGGCACAGCGGCGGCGGCGCGGGAGGCCGGGGCGCGGGTGCTGGAACTGGCCGAGAATGGCGGCAAAGGCCCGGCCCTCAAAGCGGCGCTGGAACACACGGAAGCCGAATTCGTGGTAATGCTGGACGCCGATCTGGTGGGCCTGACGCGGGAACATCTGGATTTGCTGCTGACGCCTGTGCTGAACGGCTCGCTGGACATGACCATCGGCGTATTCGAGGGCGGCGGCTTCGTGAGCGACTGGGGCAACAAATTGACGCCGCACCTGAGCGGGCAACGGGCCTGCCGCCGCACGTGGTTGCTGGCCGTGCCCCGGCTGGGAGAAGAACGCTGGCCCGAACCACCGATCACCGACGCCCTGAAAAGCACCGGAGTGCGCTGGGACTACGTGGAATTGCCGTATGTAGCGCAGGTAGTCAAGGAGAAAAAGCGCGGGTTCTGGAAGGGCGCACAGGCCAGAACCAAGATGTATGCCGACTTGCTGACCTACCGTGCCCGAAAAAAACGCGACGGGTCATAG
- a CDS encoding M50 family metallopeptidase, producing MSFLQGIAAALTPLGLIWTILIIGLATFLHELAHYALARWQGVAVKSFSIGMGPVLARRAWRGTEWRLSLLPIGGYVEIDGMAPTEDPDGTYRQPTRGFAGLPAWGKVAILLAGPLMNLLVAIVLMTITFTAQGVPAPDRARVEAVLPNSRALQLGLQAGDVITAINGRDIPDTQTVDGRLVAGWEGVRTALGQDGRKTLTVERAGAVREVAFDWTARVNGVVQRLGIQYGPDVQAATLPVAFATSIQTTIEAVPQILRAFGNLFARFVTLDLSRDENVSGPIGTAEIVSRAAALSPWALVQVAILLNLSLAFFNLIPIPGLDGGRILLVLIGAVRRRPLTLAQEQAINVAGFAFVMLLMVFVVVRDVSRFF from the coding sequence ATGAGTTTCCTACAAGGCATCGCCGCCGCCCTCACGCCCTTGGGCCTGATCTGGACGATTCTGATTATCGGCCTCGCCACCTTCTTGCACGAGTTGGCGCACTACGCGCTGGCCCGCTGGCAAGGCGTGGCCGTCAAATCGTTCAGCATCGGCATGGGGCCAGTGCTGGCGCGGCGGGCGTGGCGCGGCACCGAATGGCGGCTGAGCCTGCTGCCCATCGGCGGATACGTCGAAATTGACGGCATGGCCCCCACCGAAGACCCGGACGGCACCTACCGCCAGCCCACGCGCGGCTTTGCAGGACTGCCCGCGTGGGGCAAAGTGGCGATTTTGCTGGCAGGCCCTCTGATGAACCTGCTGGTGGCGATTGTCCTGATGACCATTACCTTTACGGCGCAGGGTGTGCCTGCCCCAGACCGCGCCAGAGTGGAAGCCGTGCTGCCCAACTCCCGCGCTCTGCAACTGGGATTGCAGGCGGGCGACGTGATTACCGCCATCAACGGGCGCGATATTCCCGACACCCAAACCGTAGACGGGCGCTTGGTGGCAGGCTGGGAAGGCGTGCGAACGGCGCTGGGGCAAGATGGCCGCAAAACCCTGACGGTAGAACGGGCCGGAGCAGTGCGCGAGGTGGCCTTCGACTGGACGGCCCGCGTGAACGGCGTGGTGCAGCGGCTCGGCATTCAGTACGGCCCGGACGTGCAGGCCGCCACCTTGCCCGTCGCATTTGCCACCTCCATTCAGACCACCATTGAGGCCGTGCCGCAAATCTTGAGGGCCTTCGGGAACCTATTTGCCCGCTTCGTCACACTAGACCTGTCGCGGGATGAAAACGTCAGCGGGCCGATTGGCACGGCAGAAATCGTGAGCCGCGCCGCTGCCCTCAGCCCTTGGGCATTGGTGCAAGTCGCCATTTTGCTGAACCTGTCGCTGGCCTTCTTCAACCTGATTCCTATTCCGGGGCTGGACGGCGGGCGCATTCTGCTGGTGCTGATCGGAGCCGTGCGCCGCCGCCCCCTGACGCTGGCGCAGGAACAGGCCATCAATGTGGCGGGCTTCGCCTTCGTGATGCTGCTGATGGTGTTCGTGGTGGTGCGGGACGTGAGCCGGTTCTTCTGA
- the dxr gene encoding 1-deoxy-D-xylulose-5-phosphate reductoisomerase, which translates to MNLTVLGSTGSIGTQTLDVARERGWTVGVLAAGRNLDLLAAQIAEWRPAVVSVDGSVYAEASARFSSLDIRLIADPTEAATLPADVVVNAMSGLPGLAPTRAALESGRAVALATKEAMVTAAALIWEAAARGGGRLVPIDSEHTGVYQCLNGEALEDVAEVILTASGGPFRDGPADLSGVTPAQALKHPSWSMGQKITIDSATLMNKGLEVMECASLYGLPLSQVGVVVHPQSLVHAAVRFRDGSLKAQFGPADMRLAIAYAVDAAPDGMTRPGDVRAARRGAAVGEHLGWPMRGTWEFREPDHARFPCLGLAYRAGEAGGLLPAALNAADEVAVPAFLAGQIGFTDIPRLIGRVLDETPAGTLTWDTLEEVQAWATARAHELVNGGVNS; encoded by the coding sequence ATGAACTTGACCGTGTTGGGCAGCACCGGAAGCATAGGCACGCAAACGCTGGACGTGGCGCGGGAGCGGGGATGGACGGTGGGCGTGTTGGCCGCCGGGCGCAATCTGGACTTGCTGGCCGCGCAAATAGCCGAGTGGCGGCCCGCTGTGGTCAGTGTGGACGGCAGCGTGTACGCCGAAGCTTCGGCCCGCTTTTCGTCCCTAGATATCCGGCTGATAGCCGATCCTACCGAAGCCGCCACCCTGCCCGCTGATGTGGTGGTGAACGCCATGAGCGGCCTGCCCGGACTGGCTCCCACACGGGCAGCACTGGAATCTGGGCGGGCTGTAGCTTTGGCGACCAAAGAGGCGATGGTCACGGCGGCAGCCCTGATCTGGGAGGCGGCGGCGCGGGGGGGTGGGCGCTTGGTGCCCATCGATTCCGAGCATACGGGCGTGTACCAATGTCTGAACGGAGAGGCGCTGGAAGACGTGGCCGAAGTGATCCTGACGGCCAGCGGCGGCCCCTTCCGCGACGGCCCCGCCGACCTGAGCGGCGTGACGCCCGCGCAGGCGCTGAAGCATCCGTCGTGGAGCATGGGCCAGAAAATCACCATCGATTCGGCCACCCTCATGAACAAGGGGCTGGAAGTGATGGAATGCGCCAGCCTGTACGGGCTCCCACTGAGTCAGGTAGGCGTGGTGGTGCATCCCCAGAGCCTCGTGCATGCCGCCGTGCGCTTCCGTGACGGCAGCCTGAAGGCGCAATTTGGCCCCGCCGATATGCGGCTGGCAATTGCCTACGCCGTAGACGCCGCCCCAGACGGCATGACCCGCCCCGGCGATGTGCGGGCAGCGCGGCGCGGCGCGGCAGTGGGCGAACACTTGGGCTGGCCCATGCGCGGTACGTGGGAATTTCGGGAGCCGGATCACGCCCGCTTTCCCTGCTTGGGGCTGGCGTACCGGGCGGGCGAGGCGGGCGGCCTGCTTCCTGCGGCCCTCAACGCCGCCGATGAAGTGGCCGTGCCCGCATTTTTGGCCGGGCAAATCGGCTTTACTGACATTCCGCGCCTAATCGGGCGCGTGCTGGACGAAACCCCCGCCGGAACGCTGACGTGGGACACGCTGGAGGAAGTGCAGGCGTGGGCCACCGCACGGGCGCACGAACTGGTGAACGGAGGAGTGAATTCATGA